A genomic stretch from Lathyrus oleraceus cultivar Zhongwan6 chromosome 2, CAAS_Psat_ZW6_1.0, whole genome shotgun sequence includes:
- the LOC127118881 gene encoding O-fucosyltransferase 10: MKSKSHTGNGYAADNGGGGGGSNSSPSPPLSPPRHSGVLHLRKRLRRTKSLSAGILSRRSLRYFFLLPVVYISGLLMCVGPFPFTFSSLIGHAPLPGSRYRSHEVFHKLWHDIDSDNSSFIELSSVWKYKRKLREKKPCPNLTSLHHEHFVSPGLNGFLIVEANGGLNQQRSAICNAVAVAGLLNAILVIPHFEFHNVWKDPSEFGDIYDEDHFISTLDGYVKVVKELPEAIMERHNYNMSNITTIKVPAWAPVSYYTGAIYPILQKEGVLRIAPFANRLAMSVPPHIQFLRCLTNYKALRFSSSISALAENLVYRMIEKSSRTDGKYIAVHLRFEEDMVAFSCCEYDGGKAEKLEMDSAREKGWRGKFKRKDRIIVPDLYRVNGKCPLTPLEVGMMLRGMGFNNNTSIYLASGKIYNAEKYLTPLIKMFPNLYTKESLATPDELAPFMDYSSQLAALDYTVCLSSEVFVTTQGGNFPHFLMGHRRFLYDGHAKTIIPDKRKLVVLFENISISWNALKDQMDDMLAESDRKGIMVPRVRKINRKTSVYTYPLPECRCLQQSLVNITVDHNVGIPDNYSRRKA, from the exons ATGAAATCAAAGTCACATACCGGAAACGGTTACGCGGCCGACAATGGCGGAGGAGGAGGTGGAAGCAACAGCTCACCGAGTCCGCCGCTCTCTCCTCCTCGTCATTCCGGCGTTTTACATTTACGGAAGAGATTACGGCGGACGAAGTCACTGTCGGCGGGTATTTTGTCACGGAGGAGTCTCCGATACTTCTTCCTCCTGCCGGTGGTTTACATCTCCGGTCTTTTGATGTGCGTCGGACCGTTTCCTTTTACGTTCTCCTCTCTCATTGGTCACGCTCCTCTTCCCGGTTCTCGTTACCGGAGTCATGAGGTTTTTCACAAGCTTTGGCATGATATCGATTCTGATAATTCATCTTTCATCGAG TTGTCTTCTGTTTGGAAATACAAAAGGAAGTTGAGAGAAAAGAAGCCTTGTCCAAATTTGACTTCTTTGCATCATGAACATTTTG TGTCCCCTGGCCTGAATGGTTTTTTGATTGTCGAGGCCAATGGCGGTCTTAATCAGCAACGCTCTGCA ATTTGCAATGCTGTGGCTGTTGCCGGACTCCTGAATGCAATTCTAGTTATACCTCATTTTGAATTTCACAATGTGTGGAAAGATCCAAG TGAATTTGGGGATATATATGATGAGGATCATTTTATATCCACACTTGATGGTTATGTGAAGGTAGTTAAAGAACTCCCTGAGGCAATAATGGAGAGACATAATTACAATATGAGTAATATAACTACCATCAAAGTTCCAGCTTGGGCTCCTGTCAGTTATTACACGGGAGCTATTTATCCTATCTTGCAAAAGGAAGG GGTTCTTCGAATAGCTCCATTTGCTAATCGCTTGGCAATGAGTGTCCCTCCACATATTCAATTTCTAAGATGCCTTACTAATTATAAAGCATTGAGGTTTTCTTCTTCAATATCAGCACTAGCTGAGAATCTGGTTTACCGAATGATTGAGAAGAGCTCAAGGACAGATGGAAAATATATTGCTGTGCATCTTCGTTTTGAGGAG GACATGGTAGCATTCTCGTGTTGTGAATATGATGGGGGAAAGGCAGAGAAGTTGGAAATGGATTCAGCTCGTGAAAAGGGGTGGAGAGGAAAGTTCAAAAGAAAAGATCGTATCATTGTACCCGACCTCTATCGAGTCAATGGAAAATGCCCACTTACCCCCCTAGAG GTTGGGATGATGCTACGTGGCATGGGGTTCAATAACAATACCTCAATATATTTAGCTTCTGGGAAAATATATAATGCCGAAAAATATTTGACTCCTTTAATAAAGATGTTTCCAAATCTGTATACTAAGGAGTCTCTTGCAACACCAGACGAGCTTGCTCCTTTTATG GACTATTCCTCCCAATTGGCAGCACTGGACTACACAGTATGCTTGTCTAGTGAGGTTTTTGTTACAACTCAAGGTGGTAACTTTCCTCATTTTCTAATGGGCCATAGAAGATTCCTTTATGATGGCCATGCCAAGACCATCATTCCTGATAAACGCAAACTTGTTGTTCTTTTTGAAAACATAAGTATCAG TTGGAATGCTCTCAAGGACCAGATGGATGACATGCTCGCTGAAAGTGATCGCAAAGGGATCATGGTCCCTCGAGTTAGAAAAATCAACAGAAAAACTTCTGTCTACACGTACCCTTTACCAGAATGTAGATGTCTACAGCAGTCTCTTGTCAATATAACAGTTGACCACAATGTAGGAATTCCTGATAATTACAGCCGAAGAAAAGCTTAA